DNA sequence from the Lysinibacillus sp. OF-1 genome:
GTAGTGAAAAAGTGGAACTCATTGCCTTTATTAAAGAGCAATTTCAAACACTCCCTTGGATACAAAATGTCGCATTACCTATTATCGCAATTGGTGGTAGTGCGCGGAATATTGTACAAATTCATCAGCAAAAGCATGACTATCCAATTGCAAGTGTGCATGGCTACGAAATGTCTAAGGCAGATTTGGATGATTTAAGCTCATTTTTAGGTCAACTAAGCTTTCAGGAATTGAAACAATTAGATGGGCTTTCATCGGATCGCGCAGATATTATTGTACCTGCATTAGAGGTATTTAGAGTGTTAATGGAGGCGGTTGGTAGTGGGACATTCCAACTGACAAAGAGAGGTTTACGTGAGGGACTCATTTTTCAACGGATTTTGCAAACAGATGCACAGGCCTTTGATAAATACAATGTATTTGAAGGGAATGCAAGAAGATTAGCACGTCAGTATGGTCGAACTGAAATGGAAGTTGATTATTTAATGAATTTAGCAGACCAATTGTATCGTGAATGCTGTCATTTAGGTTATTTGCAATATCATCCAGAAGATTTGCATTTATTGTCGAAAGCGGCCAAGGTTTTTAATATTGGAGAGTATATTGAATTAAGCTCTTCCAGCCAACATACTTTTTATTTAATCGCAAATCAATCCATTGATGGTTTAAATCATTTAGAACGAGTAAAACTAGCACTTCTTGCATCCTATAAAAATAAAGATTATTTTGAACGATTTGCCGCTCCGTTTGCAACATGGATGGATCGTGAGGAATATCGCAAATTACGAGATTTTGGAGCGTTATTAAAATTTGTCTATGCGTTAAATGTGTCAAAGCGCAATGTTGTTCATGCCATTGAGATGCGCACAGAAGAGGATCATGTACAACTGGATATTTATGTGAAAAAGAATGCAGCTGCTGAAAAGTATCAAGCCAATCGCCATAGAAAACATTTAGAACGAGCATTAAAAATCCCAATGAGGATCAATTTTATTGAAGAAGGGTGGAACAATGGATGACAACTGAAGTAACGAAAAACGAGCTACATGAGGAAGACTTTTCAGAAAAACATAGTCGGTTATTAGAGGAGATTGCCAAGCCTCAGTACTATAATAATCGGGAATTGAGCTGGCTTGCCTTTAATGAACGAGTATTAGAGGAAGCGGAGGATATCAATAATCCTCTGCTAGAGCGTTTGAAATTTTTAGCTATATTTAGCTCAAATTTAGATGAATTTTTTATGGTGCGTGTTGCAGGGCTACAAGATCAAGTTCGAGCTGGCTTTCATAAACCTGAAAATAAATCTGGATTAACACCAAAGGAGCAGTTGGCGAAAATTGCAGAGCGTACACAAGCATTAGTTCGTCGACAGACAGAAGTTTATCGTCATTTAATCTATGATTTGCTTCCACAGCATAATGTACATATTGCAGATATGAAAGATTTAAACAGAGCACAAAAAGCATTTATCAATGAGATGTTTGCGGAAACAATCTTCCCAGTTTTAACCCCTGTAGCAGTAGACGCGTATCGTCCTTTCCCAACATTATTTGGTAAGACATTGAATTTACTCGTACTGTTAGAGCAGGATGAGACCGAAGTTGAAAGTCGGGAAAAAGTAGCCATCGTACAAGTCCCTTCTGTTCTAGACCGTTATATAAAAGTGCCATCCGAAGAAGGGAAAACAATTGTTGTTTTATTGGAGGACGTGATTGTAGCGCATATTGAAAAGCTATTTTATGGCTATAGTGTAAAATCAGCACAAGCTTTCCGTCTAACAAGAAATGCAGATTTAACGATCCATGAAGAGGGGGCTCGCGATCTGCTAGTTGAAATTGAAAAGGAACTAAAAAAACGAAAATGGGGCGTAGGGAGCCGTTTAGAAGTTCGAGTTGGAGAAATGAATGAGGAAGTACTTCAATATTTATTAGATGAATTTGAAATTGAAGAAACAGATGTGTTCCATATTGATGGGCCTTTGGATTTAACCTTTATGTTCTCTTTTGTTAAAGGTATTTCTGTTGGTCGCGAGCATCTAGAATATGAAAGCTTTATTCCACAGCCACCTTTAGATTTACAATCAGATGAAAATATTTTTGAAAAAGCTCTACAACAAGATATATTTTTCCATCATCCATATGAATCGTTTGCTCCAATTGTTGATTTTATTGCAGAGGCAGCGGTTAACCCAAATATATTAGCAATCAAGCAAACATTATATCGAGTAAGTGGCAATTCACCAATTATACAAGCATTAAAACTTGCGGCTGAAAATGGCAAACAAGTAACAGTGCTAGTTGAACTAAAGGCTCGTTTCGATGAAGAAAACAATGTACACTGGGCAAAACAATTAGAACAAGCAGGCTGTCTTGTGATTTATGGCATGAATAATTTAAAAACGCACTCTAAAATAACACTAGTTGTTAGTCGTCGTAACGGTAAAATTGAGCGTTTTGTCCATCTTGGGACAGGAAATTATAATGATGCTACTGCAAAAATTTATACGGATATGGGCATAATAACTACAGATAAAGAGTTTGGCATTGATGCGACAAACTTCTTTAACTACTTAAGCGGCTATACAGAAAAGCCTACCTTTAATCATTTAGTCGTGGCACCATTTGATATTCGAGATGAATTTATTCGTTTAATGGATGAAGAAATTGCTTGTCATAAAAAACATGGTAATGGTTTTATTAGGGCAAAAATGAACTCACTGACAGACAAAGACTTAATGATGAAGCTTTATGAAGCATCTATTGCAGGTGTAAAAGTGGAACTCATTATACGTGGTATTTGCTGTATTAGACCAGGTATTCCTGGTATAAGTGAAAACATTACAGTGACAAGTATTGTTGGCCGTTTCCTAGAACATTCTCGTATCTATTGGTTCCATCATAATGGAGAAAATAAAGTCTATTTATCGTCAGCAGATATGATGACACGCAATATGATTAAACGTGTAGAAATATTGTTCCCTGTATATGCAAGTGAAGCAAAAACTCGTATTATTGACATAATGAATGCACAATTAATGGATACTGCGAAAGCACGTATTCAAGACTCGAATGGTAAATACCATTACAAAGAGTTTGATCGTAGCGAAGATCCGTTAAATAGCCAGGAAGTTTTCTTAAAGGATGCATTAAAGCCTACGCTAGACGAAGAATAGAGCAAACACGCTACTTAGTGAGGGATAGAATGAAAAAATATAGAGAGAGTGTAGCGCCATTTGCAGATTATCAGCAGCTCATCCAACTGAATCCATTTGATGCAGTTGTCTGTTTGAAAAAAGTGGATACGGCCGTGTTTGAGGTTGTTGAATTTAATGATAAGCTATCTTTATTGCTTGAGTTACAGGATAGCTCAGCCAAGAACGCGGAGCATTTTTTTTCAGAGCCATGCTGGCTGCAATTGTCGGAACTGCTAAATCAAGATGTCAATCAACAACATGTCCTAACATTAGGTACTGATCTTCAAAAAAAAACATTTGTGATTCATGTACAGCACTTAGCTAATTCTATGGTTGCTATGATCCTTCGTGCAACACAAAGTGAAGTAGCGCCATATTTACAATTTGTGGAGCAACATGTGAGCCCAGTGTTAACGACAGATATACAAGGTCGTATTATCCATCAGAACGTTGCTGCTACCTCTGTCTTATCTAGAGAGCAGCACAGCCTAATAGGACTAGATATTTTTTCATTATTAGAAAATAGATATAGCAATGAATTTAAATTATTATTTGCCAAAACCATTGAAGGTTCAGCTTTTGGCATGCCTAGGTGTTTATTAAAGGGCCAATTGCTAAGTAAAGAGCCTTTTTATTTAAGAACGCATCCAACTTATTATAATGGTGAGGTAATAGGGGTACATTTATTTGTCAAAGAAGCCAATTCATTTATGAATGATCATGAGGCATTTTATTACCTAGCGCTGATGGACGAATTAACAGGTATTTGGAACCGAAAGGCTTTTAAAGAACACTGGCTGCACCATTTAAATGACAAAAAGCAAGAACACAAGCAAGCTGCTCTAATTTTGGTTGATATTGATCGCTTTAAAAAATTTAATGAATCTCTTGGCGAGAGCAAGGGTGACGAGCTTATGCGTATGTTTAGTCATAGGCTTCGTGAGCTTTGTTACTCAAAATGCTCCCTTTATCGCTATAACAGTGATGAGTTTATCTTTGTGCTAAAAGATGCAACCATCCAAAAAATTGAGCATACCGCGAATGCAATCTTGGATGTTCTAAAACAGCCGTTTATGATAGATGGACAGGAATATTTTATTAGCGTGTCGATTGGCATTTCGCTTAGTCCAGCAGATGGAAGGGATTTAGAGACACTTGTACGGAAAGCTGATAAGGCTTTATTTTCTGCTAAAGAGCATGGCCGATCACATTACCGTTACTATCGTGAAGATATGACAGCTGTCTTTCCAAATGAAGCATTAATGGAGGCACATTTACGTCGTGCCATTGAATTTAATGAGCTGAGTCTCCATCTACAGCCACAAATGGATTTAGCAAACAATAGCATCAATAGCTTTGAAGCATTACTGCGGTGGAATAATCGTAAATTTGGTTTTGTGTCACCTGCACAGTTTATTCCGATTGCTGAGGCTTCAGGCTTAATAATCGAAATAGGTGATTGGATTATTGATGAGGTTTGTCGTTACCAAAGAGAATGGCAATCGAAAGGCTATCGTCCTGTACGGATAGCCGTTAATATTTCACCTAAGCAGTTTAGAAAAGAAAATTTCGCTCGAAAAATTAAAGCGGCTTTGAAGAAATATAGTGTACCACCCGAATTATTAGAGGTGGAAATAACCGAAAGTTCTATGACAAACGTTCATGAAACTTACTCGATTTTGACCGAGTTGAAGCAACTAGGTGTGTATGTGTCAGTGGATGATTTTGGGACAGGCTATTCCTCATTGAGCTATCTCAAGCGCTATCCAATTGATATCATTAAAATCGATCAGTCATTTATTGCAGATATTGCAAAAGATGACAAAAACGAAGCCATTATTAAGGCAATTATTTCGATGTCTCATAATTTAGGATTAGAGGTCATTGCTGAAGGAATTGAAGAGGCTTCACAAGTTGATTTTCTTAAACGTCATCGCTGTCAAAAAGGACAGGGCTATTTATATAATAAACCATTACCAGTGGAAACAATTGTTCAACAATATTTTGTTAGCTAATCAACGAGTAGCACTTTCATCGCCAAAAATGGGTGAAGTGCTACTTTTTTATTTATGGCTTTTAAGACCATCCAAGACAATAGTTGTGAATTGGGCCATTTCGGAGGCCAAATCGAAATCCTCACTATGAATTAACCAATCATAAACATTGGCACGCATACAGCGCCGAATAATTGCTTGTATGTTAGGAGCAGATACATCTTGTCTGAATTCCCCCTGTCGAATTCCTTCCTCAATATATGTATTCATAATTTGAAAGATTTTACGTTGTGGATTGATTAAGTAGTGATCTTGTTCTACTTGGTTTGTCATGGCAGCTGTATACACTGTGCGCAATAAATCTTTTCCTACAACTTTCGTTAAATAGTTCATTTGTTGTTGATAGACAAATAAAATTTTTTCACTTGCTGATAATGAAGGATCAATATTTTTTTCTACAGTGCTATAAAATTGATCCAGCTCCATAAATTTTTCTAATATAACATCATATTTGGATGGGAAATGTGTATAAAAGGTCCCTTTCGAAACATTGCAGGCTTTTGTAATTTGTTCAACAGAGACATGTTCAAAACCATACTTGTTAAATAAATCTAACGAGGTTTTTAATAATTTTTCCCGTGTTTCTAATGCCTTTTTCTGTCTGCTCGTTAATGATTCCATCGTAGCTTATTACCTCCAAAGTAAAGTATTGTAAAATATTTTTTGTAAAAATATTCTGAAAATATCTTTTTTTTAATTGACGAGATGGAATTATTTTGATTATGATTTAATTGACCGCAGTCACTGACTATGGTCAACAAAAGTATCTCGTTATTAATGTTACGACAAAAAATAGGCGTTGGCTAGTGTATCATGCAGCTTGTCTGCTGTATTTTCAAAGATTGGGGGAAGTTTAAATGAAGGAGAAATTAGGTTTTATTGGCTTAGGCAATATGGGGTTACCGATGTCTATCAATTTATTAAAGGCAAATTATCAAGTGTATGGCTTTGATACAAATGCAAAGGCCATGGAGCAATTTAGAGCAGCGGGTGGCATTGGTGTGGAAACAGCAAAGGAAGTTGCACAGCAATGTGATGTGGTGATGACCAGCTTACCGACTCCTCAGGTAGTAGAAATGGTGTATCAATCAGAACAAGGAATCATTCATCATGCTAAAAAGGGATGCTTACTCATTGATTTTAGTACAGTTAATCCCGAATTGAACGATTCATTATATAAAGAAGCAAAAGCCTTAGGGTTACGATATTTAGGAGCACCTGTAAGTGGGGGAGTAATTGGAGCAGTAAATGCTACTCTAACAATTATGGTTGGTGGCGACAAGGAAGATTATGAAAGTGCTGCAAAAATATTCGGAATAGTCGGTAAAAATAGTTACCATCTAGGAATTTCGTCAAGTGTAGGTACACGTATTAAATTATTAAATAATTTAATGATTGGATTTTATACAGAGGCCGTAGCTGAAACAATCGTACTTGGTGAAAAGATGGGCATTCATGCTGATGTGCTGTATGAAGTGTTAAGTAATAGCTATGGTCAAAGCCGTATTTATGAACGCAATTATGTGGAATATATGAAAAACGATAATTATGAGCCAGGCTTTTCGACAAACCTACTATTAAAGGATTTAAAGCTAGCGAAGGAAATGGCAGACGAAGCAGGGGTATCGCTGCGAATCGGGGAAAAATTGGTGGATTTGTATAGTGAAATTGCTCAGCAAGGCTATGGTGAAAACGATATGTCTGCTGCTTATTTAAGTTTAAAAGAAACTGCTAAAATAGAACAATTTTAAGAGGAGGAAAAGAAAAATGACAACAGCACAAGAAATTCAAACATTAACACATTTTATTGGCGGACATTTAGTGGAAGGAAAAAGCGGCCGTTATGGTTCAGTATTCAATCCTACAACAGGTGATGTCATTGCAAAAGTACCACTTGCCACAATAGCAGAAACACGGGAGGCAATTGAGCAAGCACAAGCGGCATTTCCTAAATGGCGTGACACATCTGTGGCAAAGCGAGCAGAAATTGTCTTAAGGTTTCGAAACCTTATTACAGAAAATATGGAGGAGCTACTGCAAATTATTTGTACAGAAAGCGGAAAGACGCTTGAAGATGCTAAAGGAGAAATCACCCGAGGACTTGAATCTGTTGACTTAGCTATCGGTGCCCCACACTTAATGAAAGGGGAATACTCTGTTAATGTTGGCGGGCAAATTAATGCCTATTCTGCAAAATATCCATTAGGAGTAGTGGCGGCCATCTCGCCATTTAACTTCCCAATTATGGTGCCTTTAGCACAAACAAGTATGGCTATTGCTGTAGGGAATGCTGTTGTGTTAAAAGCATCAGAACGTGTGCCAATGACTGCATTGTTTGTTAGTGAGCTGTGGAAAAAAGCTGGGTTGCCCGATGGTATTTGGACAGTGATAAATGGTGATAAGGATGCCGTTAATGAACTTTTGGAAAACCCAACTGTGCAAGCCATTTCATTTGTTGGCTCAACACCGGTGGCGAAGTATATTTATGAAACAGGCTCAAAGTATGGAAAACGTGTCACTGCCCTTGGTGGTGGTAAAAACAATATGGTTGTGATGCCAGATGCAGACCTTGAACAGGTAGCAAATGCCTTTATTGGGGCAGCATATGGTGCAGCCTCTCAGCGTTGTATGGCAATATCTACGATTATGCCTGTAGGGAAAGAGACAGCAGACCGTCTAGTGGCGATTCTTAAAAAGAAAATCACTAATCTGAAGGTAGGTCCATATACAGACCCTGATGCAGATTTTGGCCCTGTCATTTCTCAACAATCAAAAGAGGCGATTCTTGCTGCAATTGAGCGGGGAGAAACTGAGGGAGCATCGGTGATTTGTGATGGCCGTGAACTTGATATTGTCAAAGAATCTAAAGGCTTCTATGTAGGACCTACATTATTAGATCATGTAAAGCCAGGGATGGAAATTTATGAGCAAGAGGTATTTGGACCTGCTCGTAATGTTGTACGTGTAGATTCACTGGAGGAGGCTATTACACTTATTAATAAACATGAGCTAGGCAATGGTGTCACAATCTTTACGAATGACGGGTTAGCAGCTCGTCAATTTACGACTGAAATAGATGTTGGCATGGTAGGTGTCAATGTACCAATTCCAATTCCAGTTGGCTACCATAATTTTGCTGGTTTTAAAGGCTCTCGTTTTGGTGAAGGGCATATGTTTGGTCCAGATCAGGCACGATTCTTTACAAAAACTAAGACAATTTCAGAGCGTTGGATGGCAGGTAATGCCTCTACAGCATCTACATTTGCATTCCCAAGTAATAACGACTAATACAAACAAAGAGCTGTAGATTCTTACAGCTCTTTTTCTTAAAAAAGGAGAGGGAATGGTGTATGCAAGGAAAAACAGTTTTCATTACAGGGGCTGCTCGTGGCATTGGTCTTGCCATCGCCCAAGCATTTGCTAGGGAAGGAGCAAATGTAGTAATTACGGATAAAAATGAACAGCTTTTAAAGGAAGCGGTTGCTCAAAACCCTTCTTTAACGATATATACATGTGATGTGACAGAAGAACAAGCTATACGAGAGGCTATTGCATTTACGATTGAAAAATTTTCAACAATAGACATTTTAATTAATAATGCAGGATTTCAACATGTCTCATTGATTGAAGACTTTAAAACGGAGATTTTTGAGGCTATGCAAAAGGTCATGGTCGTTGCACCATTTGTGGCGATGAAATATGCATTACCACCTATGAAGAACAATCAATTTGGTCGCATTATCAATATGGCCTCCATCAATGGGGTTATCGGGTTTGCCGGTAAGGCTGGTTACAACGCAGCAAAGCACGGTGTTATTGGGTTAACAAAAGTGGCAGCCCTGGAGGTAGCAAATGATGGGATTACAGTTAATGCCATTTGTCCAGGTTATGTGGATACAGAATTAGTGCACAATCAATTTAGCGATTTAGCGAAGACTCGAGGTATTCAAGTAGAGGAAGTACTAGAACAGGTGCTTTATCCACTTGTACCGCAAAAACGGCTGTTGGATGTCTCTGAAATTACAGGGCTAGCTTTATATTTAGCAAGCGATGTAGCAAAGGGGTTAACTGGTCAGGCGATTCTTTTAGATGGTGGTTATACGGCTCAATAGCTTAGGAGGGTGAAATATGATTCAAACGAAAACAATCTTTACCGTTCATTCACCAGGAACCATTGTATATGGGCGTGATTCTTTTAAGGAAGTAGGGGACTATGCCAAAGCATTAGGCTCTAAGGCATTAATCGTTAGTGATCCAATCATGGATCGCTTAGGTTTTGTTAAGCAGTGTCATACCTTGTTAAAAATCCAAGGGATAGAGGCTGTTTCATACTTAGGAGTGACAACTGAGCCGGATGATACGTATGTAGCCGAGGGACTACAGCTGCTGCAGAAACACCACTGTGATGTCATTATATCTGTTGGTGGAGGAAGCTGTATTGATACGGCAAAAGCGATTGCGGTAGTAGCTACAAATGGTGGCTACATAGGAGATTATATGAAAATGGCCAAAGTTGCAGCGCATGCACCAATACCGCATATAGCCATACCAACCACAGCGGGGACAGGCTCTGAGGCCACAGATGCAACTGTTATTACGAATACAAAAACGGCTGTAAAAATGATGATTAAACAGCCAGCTTTTATGCCAACTGTTGCAATAGTCGATCCTGTTTTAACTATAACATCACCGCCTGCGATTACAGCAGCAACGGGAATTGATGCTTTAAGTCATGCCATTGAAAGCTATTTATCACGTTTAGCGCATCCATATTCGAATGTTCTTGCATTATCTGCCATGGAATTAATCGTCAATAATATACTTAAAGTTTATGAGCAAGGAGATGATGTGGATGCGAGGGAAGCGATGTCATTAGGCTCCATGCAGGCAGGGCTGTCATTTTCAAATGCTTCTGTTGCCTTAGTTCATGGAATGTCGCGTCCAATCGGTGCACTCTTCCATGTTCCACATGGCATCTCCAATGCGATGCTTTTACCAGCTGTATTGGACTATTCAAAAGAAGCTTGTATAGATCGTCTAGCGGATTTAGGACAGTTTTTTAATAAAACAAAAGAGTCGTATTCACAAGAGGAGCTAGCACAATTAGCCATTACGTCCATTAAGGTAATGTGTAGGCATATGAAGATTGGCAATTTAAAACATTGGGGAATAGAAGAACAAGCTTTTTACAATGCTATCCCTAAAATGGCTGAGGATGCTCTTGCAAGTGGCAGTCCTAGCAATAATCCGAAGATACCAACAAAAGAAGAATTAATGGAACTATATAAAATTGCCTATACGTATGAGTTTTAATGATTGTGAGAGTTATTCAAACTGCTGAATAGCTCTCTTTTTTTGAAAAAACAGAAAATATTCTAGTAATCTATAGAATTAATATGACATATTCGAGAAAATATAGTAAAATTCTAATGAATCATCATTCATTTTTTACTAAGGGGGAAATGGAATGTTACAGGGGAAAACGATTATTATTACGGGTGGATCAAGTGGTATGGGGCTTTATATGGCAAAGCAATTCGTCACTGAAGGTGCTAATGTTGTCATAACAGGGCGTGACGAAGAACGATTAGCAGAGGCTAAAAAATTTATTGCTGAGGCGGGTCCCTCTATTGAGACGTTTCAAATGGATGTGCGTGTACCTGAGCATGCAGAGGCCATGCTCGCATTTGCTATTGATAAATTCGGTCAGGTGGATGGGCTAGTAAATAATGCGGCAGGTAATTTTATTGTACGAGCTGAGGATCTATCTCCGAATGGGTGGAAGGCTGTTGTGGATATTGTGTTAAATGGTACATTTTTCTGTTCTTCAGTAATTGGGAATTATTGGATTAAAAATAATATAAAAGGATCTATTTTAAATATGGTGGCTACTTATGCTTGGAATGCTGGAGCTGGTGTTGTTCACTCAGCTGCAGCAAAAGCTGGTGTATTATCACTGACGAGAACGTTGGCTGTCGAGTGGGGAAAACAGTATGGTATTCGTGTTAATGCGATTGCACCTGGCCCAATTGAACGAACAGGTGGGGCAGATAAGCTTTGGGAATCCGAAGCAGCAGCAGCTCGTACGCTAGATTCAGTTCCATTAGGTCGTATAGGAACACCAGAAGAAATTGCTGATTTAGCTACGTTTATGATGTCTAACAAGGCAAGCTATATGAATGGAGAATGTGTAACACTGGATGGTGGGCAATGGCTCAATCAATATCCATTCTAAAAATATTTGCATAACAGTGAGCTGGGTTGACGCATACTAAGGGTAAAGAAAGGAGTGTTACCTATGGGTATGTGGTTAATTCCAGCTATTATTGCCATTGTGATCATTTCTGCAATTTCGTTTGTGTCTACGCTGAAAATTGCAAAAATGACCTCTGAACGGAAATCTGAAAATGATACACCGATTTCAGAAACAGTCGAAGAGTATGCCACGATGTTGAACCCCATTGTTTGGGTCTATGCGATTTTTTTGCTTTTTTTAGGGATTATGATTTTTTATTACTGGAGTAAGGCTGGTTATTAGATAGAAACCATCTTCATTCAGTTAAGTAGAAACTTGACTGAATGAAGATATACTTAGCTTTTGTAGGATAGACCAAAATAATTCATTGTTCATGAAAACTCTTCCCGACCTGGTCATGGTCATACATAGAAAAGTTATGATATGATGAAAGAGAAGGACTGTTCTCCACAGCGAGAACAGAAAAGGAGAAGAAGTTCATGATTTCAACTAACAGCAAAGACTTATTAGCAATGCCAATTAGTGAATTTATTATTTCCTCTGAAAAAGTTGCGCATGTACAAAGTGGAAATAGTGCAGAACATGCACTCCTTGTACTAACGCGTACAGGGTACTCGTCCATACC
Encoded proteins:
- a CDS encoding iron-containing alcohol dehydrogenase, coding for MIQTKTIFTVHSPGTIVYGRDSFKEVGDYAKALGSKALIVSDPIMDRLGFVKQCHTLLKIQGIEAVSYLGVTTEPDDTYVAEGLQLLQKHHCDVIISVGGGSCIDTAKAIAVVATNGGYIGDYMKMAKVAAHAPIPHIAIPTTAGTGSEATDATVITNTKTAVKMMIKQPAFMPTVAIVDPVLTITSPPAITAATGIDALSHAIESYLSRLAHPYSNVLALSAMELIVNNILKVYEQGDDVDAREAMSLGSMQAGLSFSNASVALVHGMSRPIGALFHVPHGISNAMLLPAVLDYSKEACIDRLADLGQFFNKTKESYSQEELAQLAITSIKVMCRHMKIGNLKHWGIEEQAFYNAIPKMAEDALASGSPSNNPKIPTKEELMELYKIAYTYEF
- the fadH gene encoding 2,4-dienoyl-CoA reductase; amino-acid sequence: MLQGKTIIITGGSSGMGLYMAKQFVTEGANVVITGRDEERLAEAKKFIAEAGPSIETFQMDVRVPEHAEAMLAFAIDKFGQVDGLVNNAAGNFIVRAEDLSPNGWKAVVDIVLNGTFFCSSVIGNYWIKNNIKGSILNMVATYAWNAGAGVVHSAAAKAGVLSLTRTLAVEWGKQYGIRVNAIAPGPIERTGGADKLWESEAAAARTLDSVPLGRIGTPEEIADLATFMMSNKASYMNGECVTLDGGQWLNQYPF